The Lysobacter gummosus genome includes a region encoding these proteins:
- a CDS encoding OmpA family protein — translation MTTLTSPSRLAGLLGLALAVSACFGAQAQDSAETGQDHPLVGRYEGASIRAYKQQQFDEASLLQAPVDYQSMLERDALEDRSGAAWLKLEGRRTRIRYEAPAERSSLELFRNYESKLKANGFEQVYACNDNACLAGSRKDPSQLGDLLDNFDIADNGRHYANHARYGLYKATRPEGVAYVALLAGDSDEGHILPRVLVDVVETKSMDADKVKAVAATKAAEAPAVERKEPAVTDREPKIQDREPKIQEHPTQVKETPAQAKTSSAAEMARAIARTGNISVYGILFDFDKSEIKPESKPQLDQISQLLKDDASLKVAVIGHTDNKGTPAYNLALSQRRADAVVLALARDYGIAGTRLLPQGKGDTQPVADNASDAGRAKNRRVELAKL, via the coding sequence ATGACGACGCTCACTTCCCCTTCGCGTCTTGCCGGCCTGCTCGGGCTGGCGCTGGCGGTATCGGCGTGCTTCGGCGCGCAGGCACAGGATTCGGCCGAGACCGGCCAGGACCATCCGCTGGTCGGCCGCTACGAAGGCGCGAGCATCCGCGCCTACAAGCAACAGCAGTTCGATGAAGCCTCGCTGCTGCAGGCGCCGGTCGATTATCAATCGATGCTCGAACGCGACGCGCTCGAAGACCGCTCCGGCGCGGCCTGGCTGAAGCTGGAAGGCCGCCGCACCCGCATCCGCTACGAGGCGCCGGCCGAGCGTTCCTCGCTGGAGCTGTTCCGCAACTACGAAAGCAAGCTCAAGGCCAACGGTTTCGAGCAGGTCTACGCCTGCAACGACAACGCCTGCCTGGCCGGTTCGCGCAAGGATCCCAGCCAGCTCGGCGATCTGCTCGACAACTTCGACATCGCCGACAACGGCCGCCACTACGCCAATCACGCGCGCTACGGCCTGTACAAGGCGACGCGGCCGGAAGGCGTCGCCTATGTCGCGCTGCTGGCCGGCGACAGCGACGAAGGCCACATCCTGCCGCGCGTGCTGGTGGACGTGGTCGAGACCAAGTCGATGGACGCGGACAAGGTGAAAGCGGTGGCGGCGACGAAGGCGGCGGAAGCGCCGGCGGTGGAGCGCAAGGAACCGGCGGTGACCGATCGCGAACCGAAAATCCAGGACCGCGAACCGAAGATCCAGGAGCATCCCACCCAGGTGAAGGAAACGCCGGCGCAGGCGAAAACCTCCAGCGCCGCCGAAATGGCCCGCGCTATCGCCCGCACCGGCAACATCTCCGTGTACGGCATCCTGTTCGACTTCGACAAGTCCGAGATCAAGCCCGAGTCGAAGCCGCAGTTGGATCAGATCTCGCAACTGCTCAAGGACGATGCCTCGCTCAAGGTCGCGGTGATCGGCCATACCGACAACAAGGGCACGCCGGCCTACAACCTGGCGCTGTCGCAACGCCGCGCCGACGCCGTGGTGCTGGCGCTGGCGCGCGACTACGGCATCGCCGGTACGCGTCTGCTTCCGCAGGGCAAGGGCGACACCCAGCCGGTCGCCGACAACGCCAGCGATGCCGGACGCGCGAAGAACCGGCGCGTCGAACTGGCCAAGCTGTGA
- a CDS encoding glycosyltransferase family 2 protein: MFSQFVLTGFVGFSTLVLLACLIFLAGWACFRLLRRPASRTLAHYPFVSILVPFYNEPVESFLTTLEAIEHNVYPGRLEVLLVDDGSTNSTASAVAQWLAQPRLKDYRLLSRERNGGAKGLALDAALPQISPDSDVVTVIDSDTVILPGALRNAVEALYSSPRHAAACGLIVPAGRNTSWLHRLQFYEHIGALAAIRYVQSKIGVVNVVGGAFSLHRTSVIRELGGWGEWLVEDIAWTWRALAHGYSIAYASDAIAYTICPTTFLGLFRQRRRWARGRLESFRVAWGISRARTMKMLPWWLLWAQSALVPTLLLLIAGALVYRSHHLLAVAALNWLLMAVLNFISVLHSRTLLQLRPRDMLLVSVYNTVMDVLILPANVIGLIDELRGGRKSWMTR; the protein is encoded by the coding sequence ATGTTCAGCCAGTTCGTCCTGACCGGTTTCGTCGGTTTCTCCACCCTGGTACTGCTCGCCTGCCTGATTTTCCTGGCCGGCTGGGCGTGTTTCCGATTGCTGCGGCGGCCCGCCTCGCGGACGCTGGCGCACTATCCGTTCGTGTCGATCCTGGTGCCGTTCTACAACGAGCCGGTGGAGTCGTTCCTGACCACGTTGGAGGCGATCGAACACAACGTCTATCCAGGCCGACTGGAAGTGTTGCTGGTCGATGACGGTTCGACCAATTCCACTGCGAGTGCAGTCGCACAGTGGCTCGCGCAACCCAGGCTCAAGGACTACCGGCTGCTGTCGCGCGAGCGCAACGGCGGCGCCAAGGGCCTGGCGCTGGATGCGGCCTTGCCGCAGATATCGCCCGATTCCGACGTGGTCACGGTGATCGACAGCGACACGGTGATCCTGCCCGGCGCGCTGCGCAACGCGGTCGAGGCCTTGTACTCGTCGCCGCGCCATGCCGCGGCCTGCGGCCTGATCGTGCCGGCCGGGCGCAACACCTCGTGGCTGCACCGCCTGCAGTTCTACGAACACATCGGCGCGTTGGCGGCGATTCGCTACGTGCAGAGCAAGATCGGCGTGGTCAACGTGGTCGGCGGCGCGTTCTCGCTGCATCGTACTTCGGTCATCCGCGAACTCGGCGGCTGGGGCGAGTGGCTGGTGGAAGACATCGCCTGGACCTGGCGCGCGCTGGCGCACGGCTATTCGATCGCGTACGCCTCCGATGCGATCGCCTACACCATCTGTCCCACGACCTTCCTCGGCCTGTTCCGCCAGCGCCGGCGCTGGGCGCGCGGACGGCTGGAATCGTTCCGCGTCGCCTGGGGCATTTCGCGCGCGCGGACCATGAAGATGCTGCCATGGTGGCTGCTGTGGGCGCAGTCGGCGCTGGTGCCGACCTTGCTGCTGCTGATCGCCGGCGCGCTGGTGTATCGCAGCCATCATCTGCTGGCGGTGGCGGCGTTGAACTGGCTGCTGATGGCGGTGCTGAATTTCATCTCGGTGTTGCATTCGCGCACGCTGCTGCAACTGCGGCCGCGGGATATGCTGCTGGTGTCGGTCTACAACACGGTGATGGACGTGCTGATCCTGCCGGCCAACGTGATCGGGCTGATCGACGAACTGCGCGGTGGGCGCAAGAGCTGGATGACTCGCTGA
- a CDS encoding DUF3617 domain-containing protein, protein MTAKTRSALVLTLAIAASGLGCGRLGADAANPAPVGIGWKTHEAATASAQTLASAAAGARKSRLKPGLWRVEGVQFDTLSERGKVYLCIDAASAALIDPPPPPAGQARCSVEDGTPKPDLYLGTTQCRYPDRTVTSRVRIDSNNLYFRDVVVQRGTAAVESNDKSSHFAEWVGRCRPEQAPGKVYTQAYGQDEMHAAELPAALISAASGS, encoded by the coding sequence ATGACCGCCAAGACCCGTTCCGCCCTCGTCCTGACGCTGGCCATCGCCGCCTCCGGCCTGGGCTGCGGCCGGCTCGGTGCCGATGCCGCCAACCCGGCGCCGGTGGGAATCGGCTGGAAGACCCATGAAGCGGCGACTGCATCGGCGCAGACGCTGGCCTCGGCCGCCGCCGGCGCGAGGAAGTCCCGGCTCAAGCCCGGCCTGTGGCGGGTCGAAGGCGTGCAGTTCGACACACTGAGCGAACGCGGCAAGGTCTACCTGTGCATCGACGCCGCCAGCGCCGCGCTGATCGACCCGCCCCCGCCGCCGGCGGGGCAAGCCCGATGCAGCGTCGAGGACGGCACCCCGAAGCCCGACCTGTACCTGGGCACCACCCAATGCCGCTACCCGGATCGCACCGTCACCTCGCGCGTGCGCATCGACAGCAACAACCTCTACTTCCGCGACGTCGTCGTCCAACGCGGCACGGCCGCGGTGGAGAGCAACGACAAGAGCAGCCACTTCGCCGAATGGGTCGGCCGCTGCCGGCCCGAGCAAGCCCCGGGCAAGGTCTACACCCAGGCCTACGGCCAGGACGAGATGCATGCGGCCGAACTGCCGGCGGCGCTGATCTCGGCCGCGAGCGGAAGCTGA
- the hisS gene encoding histidine--tRNA ligase, producing MIKPRTPPGVMELLPRDQIAFQRMLDTIRRNFERFGFLPVETPVMELTEMLLTKSGGETERQVYFVESTGSREKNAQAGGAALPELALRFDLTVPLARYVAEHEHHLAFPFRRYQMQRVYRGERQQAGRYREFYQCDIDVIGKDSLSVRYDAELPAAIYAVFSELDIGAFTIQLNNRKLLRGFFQAQGVEDGELQALVLREVDKLDKRGVEYVRDTLTGADFGLSADAVATILSFVETRSTSHADALAKLAALGEGNDALREGVAELREVLELIRALGVPEQNYALNFSIARGLDYYTGTVYETTLNDFPGLGSICSGGRYENLASNYTKSKLPGVGISIGLTRLFYQLQKAGIVSTADSSVQVLVTQMDDALLPHCLALANELRHGGLNTEVVMEASRLTSQFRYADRAGIRFVVVLGEDEIAKGTATVKDLRREDQFEVPRAELARTLRVELEQSRVMKK from the coding sequence TTGATCAAGCCTCGCACCCCGCCCGGGGTCATGGAGCTGTTGCCCCGTGACCAGATCGCGTTTCAGCGCATGCTCGACACGATCCGGCGCAATTTCGAGCGTTTCGGCTTCCTGCCCGTGGAAACGCCGGTCATGGAACTGACCGAGATGCTGCTGACCAAATCCGGCGGCGAGACCGAGCGGCAGGTGTATTTCGTCGAATCCACCGGCTCGCGCGAGAAGAACGCGCAGGCCGGCGGCGCGGCGCTGCCGGAACTGGCGCTGCGCTTCGACCTGACCGTGCCGCTGGCGCGCTATGTGGCCGAGCACGAGCATCACCTCGCATTCCCGTTCCGCCGCTACCAGATGCAGCGCGTCTATCGCGGCGAGCGCCAGCAGGCCGGGCGTTATCGCGAGTTCTACCAGTGCGACATCGACGTGATCGGCAAGGACTCGCTGAGCGTTCGCTACGACGCCGAGCTGCCGGCGGCGATCTATGCGGTGTTCTCCGAGCTCGACATCGGCGCCTTCACCATCCAGCTCAACAACCGCAAGCTGCTGCGCGGCTTCTTCCAGGCCCAGGGCGTGGAAGACGGCGAACTGCAGGCGCTGGTGCTGCGCGAGGTCGATAAGCTCGACAAGCGCGGCGTCGAGTACGTGCGCGACACCCTCACCGGCGCGGACTTCGGCCTGTCGGCGGACGCGGTCGCCACCATCCTGAGCTTCGTGGAAACGCGTTCGACCTCGCACGCCGACGCCCTGGCCAAGCTGGCGGCCCTGGGCGAAGGCAACGACGCGCTGCGCGAAGGCGTGGCCGAACTGCGCGAAGTGCTGGAGCTGATCCGCGCGCTGGGCGTGCCGGAGCAGAACTACGCGCTGAATTTCTCGATCGCGCGCGGCCTGGACTACTACACCGGCACCGTCTACGAAACCACCCTCAACGATTTTCCGGGGCTGGGGTCGATCTGTTCCGGCGGGCGTTACGAGAATCTGGCCAGCAACTACACCAAGTCCAAGCTGCCGGGCGTGGGCATCTCGATCGGCCTGACCCGACTGTTCTATCAATTGCAGAAGGCCGGCATCGTCAGCACCGCCGACAGCAGCGTGCAGGTGTTGGTCACGCAGATGGACGACGCGCTGCTGCCGCACTGCCTGGCCTTGGCCAACGAGTTGCGCCACGGCGGCCTCAACACCGAAGTGGTGATGGAAGCCTCCAGGCTCACCTCGCAATTCCGCTACGCCGACCGCGCCGGCATCCGCTTCGTGGTCGTGCTGGGCGAGGACGAGATCGCCAAGGGCACCGCGACGGTCAAGGATCTGCGACGCGAAGACCAGTTCGAAGTGCCGCGCGCCGAGTTGGCGCGCACGCTGCGGGTCGAGCTGGAACAATCGCGGGTCATGAAGAAATAG
- a CDS encoding XVIPCD domain-containing protein, giving the protein MDEKIEVGYRNIGSALGKDYHHKYLLYTDKDGNQHTISGWTGEPEAGLPYGRMQVETNLPFDATNPDHPTNPNAAGQKQYHELIASGPDLSKTWDQMVANAQTKDDKYPYDPQLQNSNTLADSVLRDARQPEPKNDGFFGHWAPASGRALDESIKPTVPGLGNSGRTFSANDAHPADAQREAALRDDPLFKQALAGLDKLGPDAGVYNNQQDKERIAGALAVEAKLHTPPLPEIQEVRASPTNGNVFAMWTNPGNEMDVLRPHVDKAEAVKQPLADNLHKLDAANQQQDQQRSLALSQNPDEPSRSGPRMGG; this is encoded by the coding sequence ATGGACGAGAAAATCGAAGTCGGATACCGCAATATCGGATCGGCGCTTGGGAAGGACTATCACCACAAGTATCTTCTTTACACCGACAAGGACGGCAACCAGCACACCATCAGCGGCTGGACCGGGGAGCCCGAGGCGGGCCTGCCCTACGGGCGCATGCAGGTCGAGACCAATCTGCCTTTCGATGCGACCAATCCCGACCATCCGACCAATCCCAACGCGGCGGGACAGAAGCAGTATCACGAGCTGATCGCCAGCGGGCCGGACCTGTCCAAGACCTGGGATCAGATGGTCGCCAACGCCCAGACCAAGGACGACAAGTACCCCTACGACCCGCAACTGCAGAATTCCAACACCCTGGCCGACAGCGTGCTGCGCGACGCGCGCCAGCCCGAACCGAAGAACGACGGCTTTTTCGGCCATTGGGCGCCGGCCTCCGGCCGCGCGCTGGACGAGTCGATCAAGCCCACGGTGCCGGGGCTGGGCAATTCCGGACGCACCTTCAGCGCCAACGACGCCCATCCCGCCGATGCGCAGCGCGAAGCCGCGCTGCGCGACGACCCCTTGTTCAAGCAGGCCCTGGCCGGCCTGGACAAGCTCGGCCCGGACGCGGGCGTCTACAACAACCAGCAGGACAAGGAGCGCATCGCCGGCGCCCTGGCCGTGGAGGCCAAGCTGCATACGCCGCCGCTGCCGGAGATCCAGGAGGTGCGCGCCAGCCCCACCAACGGCAACGTGTTCGCGATGTGGACCAACCCGGGCAACGAGATGGACGTGCTGCGGCCGCATGTGGACAAGGCCGAGGCCGTGAAGCAACCGCTGGCGGACAACCTGCACAAGCTCGATGCCGCCAACCAGCAGCAGGATCAGCAACGCTCGCTGGCGCTGTCGCAAAACCCGGACGAGCCCAGCCGCAGCGGACCACGGATGGGCGGCTGA
- a CDS encoding methyltransferase domain-containing protein, which yields MTESASLRASAFSPRFDIGAQRIDCGREPHVDTHEAADQRASWPLLDYSACEPTEDQAAINRWLAGAALDGREVLHVGTGNSSVAQLLAGKARRIVSVTVARNEWEHGRALGLRDYSVHLLNKHSLAFAEQFEPASFDCILDNNLASFACCQRHLERYFEALVRLLKPEGFVLTHWLGMQWTLDVGVDDVEPVWRLDAGKLRAIASAYQLSVEREDELFFLRRARGAAAARS from the coding sequence ATGACCGAGTCCGCCTCCCTCCGCGCGTCCGCGTTCAGTCCGCGCTTCGATATCGGCGCGCAGCGCATCGATTGCGGGCGCGAACCGCATGTGGACACGCACGAAGCCGCCGACCAGCGCGCGAGTTGGCCGTTGCTGGACTACTCCGCGTGCGAGCCCACCGAGGATCAGGCCGCGATCAACCGCTGGCTGGCCGGCGCCGCGCTCGACGGCCGCGAGGTGCTGCACGTGGGCACCGGCAATTCCTCGGTCGCCCAGTTGCTGGCCGGCAAGGCGCGGCGGATCGTGTCGGTGACGGTGGCGCGCAACGAATGGGAGCACGGCCGCGCCCTGGGCCTGCGCGACTACTCGGTGCATCTGCTCAACAAACACAGTCTGGCCTTCGCTGAGCAGTTCGAGCCGGCCAGCTTCGACTGCATCCTCGACAACAACCTGGCCAGCTTCGCCTGCTGCCAGCGCCATCTGGAACGCTATTTCGAAGCGCTGGTGCGCCTGCTTAAGCCGGAGGGTTTCGTGCTGACCCATTGGCTGGGCATGCAGTGGACGCTGGATGTCGGCGTGGACGACGTGGAGCCGGTCTGGCGCCTGGACGCCGGCAAGCTGCGCGCGATCGCCAGCGCCTACCAGCTCAGCGTCGAACGCGAGGACGAATTGTTCTTCCTGCGCCGCGCGCGTGGCGCGGCCGCCGCGCGGTCTTGA
- a CDS encoding peptidoglycan-binding protein: protein MATSYFLADTNSLIYAYRAGGPQLLDTYRKVARAEGHEFAITKTIETEIEDGPLKQELSQYIADRKIKVLDAAETQQKVRSDPEKFSKNAGERSLLEIATREHAEGRSVIIWSDDKLFASPQIQRQLQRELPGLRTTTTAELIDRTFRDGTISEAEYQQHVVGYRKLSDFQDSPRLNSFDPALSAASVDLDQADEALRGPKGQSGSISKDLLVGERPIHTLARSGGLLATGVDLTLSAQRSAELLEQGNLRAAQSESSRTIARNAGAWIGGTTAAYVVGSSGYVPVALIVADAALLAKAADKAVDLVEDYQIHHQADKNGVVWTFADGNWVRPAALDRTPDGISNPVTGVVGANYEKARELGYRATNEAVELALGKMPPPQDPFNLPARESDRMGLDNNHWRRDPATEQWVRSVKVAETGANDRGVYEQQIASPQRADELSRESLGRIQTNIATGREAVAMVYQENYAAQRWRDFDGIPAAVAAATPRPDTLMASDKNLYQRSDAGVWSSGGKVAQGSLELELELTRAARQPSLEQHSQRLASLEARPAPTAEQNQQNELLHRYRVAGVELDPDWQQAIVLATRRTRDEHGLAGPGSMQLQNKTGGKTAADNAVAADSPVAHYQRGLDGVERIAAVTSTQDIEQALKEVRASRQESAPLPDSPEMRITAQSPQEREAYRQALREANRQGVSVQEAQTLATLAAVEVRAPRVDGAHRRIEVESTVERERERDVAAQAPVSAGADMPAVPVLQAAAVAPELEGRAQGQERETITPSAQSAQPAIPQSFAVADAPSAAVQAAAVPAFPSATPQTPQSQSPAQTPDAVAQSVPSADAPMPQPSKANERTIASEVSITPDAATAGPVPLAGAGAGAGLGVPEGLRLGDRGDDVEFLQFRLQRAGARGPDGRPVTQDGYYGVETEYAVRQFQQAQDLPVTGVADQAVDMALVQAQRPGVGSPKPPQPVMPAQAVAELTVERSYPEISPARAQFANEAPPLSVAPHEARIAAAQTLAGSSRGASQSAAETRAQMEDAAHSINAPPSAGSPGGKTQRQEPGRDDAQAIAAQPHGPSQAFASDHRDYALFAAIQARLPKDTQDDKTAELMHAAKLGGVDRVDKFKDVVVVGDRAFAYGHVPGFYGNVSLTASAPELEDTLKRTQAFDQKQALELEQFQRQQEELNRNHTDPVMRLGAQTLQPAMSDGPSAGGGGGDGG, encoded by the coding sequence ATGGCCACCAGTTATTTCTTGGCTGATACGAATAGTTTGATTTATGCCTATCGTGCGGGTGGCCCTCAACTGCTCGATACATACCGAAAGGTTGCGCGAGCGGAGGGGCATGAGTTCGCTATCACCAAAACTATCGAGACCGAGATTGAGGATGGTCCCCTTAAGCAAGAACTTAGTCAGTACATTGCTGACCGGAAAATTAAGGTCCTCGATGCTGCCGAGACTCAGCAGAAAGTACGATCCGATCCCGAAAAATTCTCCAAGAACGCAGGCGAGCGCTCCCTGCTCGAAATCGCCACCCGCGAGCACGCGGAAGGCCGCAGCGTCATCATCTGGTCGGACGACAAGCTCTTCGCTTCGCCGCAGATACAGCGTCAGTTGCAGCGGGAGTTGCCTGGCCTGCGAACGACGACCACGGCCGAATTGATCGACCGGACATTTCGCGATGGCACCATCTCCGAAGCCGAGTATCAACAGCATGTCGTGGGCTATCGCAAACTGAGCGATTTTCAGGACAGCCCCCGCCTGAACTCATTCGATCCCGCCTTGTCAGCTGCATCGGTCGATCTTGATCAGGCCGACGAGGCCTTGCGCGGCCCAAAAGGGCAAAGCGGCTCCATCTCCAAGGACTTGCTCGTCGGCGAGCGCCCCATCCATACACTGGCCCGCTCAGGAGGCCTGCTGGCCACAGGTGTCGATCTGACTCTCAGCGCCCAGCGTTCGGCCGAGCTGCTTGAGCAAGGCAATCTGCGAGCCGCTCAGTCCGAATCGAGTCGCACGATCGCGCGCAATGCCGGCGCATGGATAGGCGGCACTACCGCCGCTTATGTGGTGGGCTCCTCGGGCTATGTTCCCGTCGCGCTGATCGTGGCCGACGCCGCGCTGCTGGCCAAGGCCGCGGATAAAGCCGTCGATCTGGTGGAGGACTACCAGATCCATCACCAAGCCGACAAAAATGGCGTCGTCTGGACGTTTGCCGACGGCAACTGGGTCCGGCCGGCTGCGCTCGACAGGACGCCGGATGGCATAAGCAATCCGGTAACTGGAGTCGTCGGCGCAAATTATGAGAAGGCGCGCGAACTGGGTTACCGCGCGACCAATGAAGCTGTCGAACTCGCATTGGGCAAGATGCCGCCGCCCCAGGATCCGTTCAACCTGCCCGCGCGGGAAAGCGATCGGATGGGGCTGGACAACAACCACTGGCGGCGAGATCCGGCTACGGAACAATGGGTGCGTTCGGTCAAGGTCGCCGAGACGGGAGCCAACGATCGCGGCGTCTACGAACAGCAAATCGCCTCCCCGCAGCGAGCCGACGAACTCAGTCGCGAATCGCTCGGACGAATTCAGACCAACATCGCCACCGGGCGAGAAGCGGTCGCGATGGTCTACCAGGAAAACTACGCCGCGCAGCGATGGCGCGATTTCGACGGTATTCCTGCCGCCGTGGCCGCGGCCACGCCGCGGCCCGATACGTTGATGGCGTCGGACAAGAACCTCTACCAGCGCAGCGACGCCGGAGTGTGGTCGAGCGGCGGCAAGGTGGCGCAGGGCAGTCTGGAACTGGAACTGGAGTTGACCCGGGCGGCGCGTCAGCCATCGCTTGAGCAACACAGCCAGCGCCTCGCCAGCCTGGAGGCGCGGCCTGCGCCCACTGCCGAACAGAACCAGCAGAACGAATTGCTGCATCGCTACCGCGTCGCCGGCGTCGAACTCGATCCCGATTGGCAGCAGGCGATCGTTCTGGCGACCCGGCGCACGCGCGACGAACATGGACTCGCGGGGCCGGGGTCCATGCAGTTGCAGAACAAGACCGGCGGCAAGACGGCAGCCGACAATGCCGTCGCGGCCGATAGTCCCGTAGCGCACTATCAGCGTGGCCTGGACGGGGTGGAACGTATCGCTGCGGTCACCAGCACGCAGGACATCGAGCAGGCGCTCAAAGAAGTGCGGGCGAGCCGGCAGGAGTCCGCGCCGCTGCCCGACTCGCCGGAAATGCGGATTACAGCGCAATCGCCTCAGGAGCGCGAGGCCTATCGACAAGCCTTGCGCGAAGCCAATCGCCAAGGCGTGTCTGTCCAGGAGGCGCAAACGCTTGCGACCCTGGCGGCCGTCGAAGTGCGCGCTCCGCGTGTCGACGGAGCGCACAGGCGGATCGAAGTCGAATCAACGGTCGAGCGAGAACGCGAACGCGATGTCGCGGCGCAGGCGCCGGTTTCTGCCGGGGCCGACATGCCTGCCGTGCCCGTGCTTCAAGCGGCAGCCGTTGCGCCTGAACTGGAAGGGCGCGCTCAAGGGCAAGAGCGGGAGACGATCACGCCTTCTGCTCAGTCTGCGCAGCCTGCGATACCCCAATCGTTTGCCGTGGCTGACGCGCCATCGGCGGCCGTGCAAGCAGCGGCGGTCCCGGCTTTTCCGTCGGCTACACCGCAGACGCCCCAATCGCAGTCGCCTGCGCAAACGCCGGATGCCGTGGCGCAGTCCGTGCCGTCTGCCGATGCGCCGATGCCGCAGCCGTCGAAAGCAAATGAGCGGACTATCGCGTCGGAGGTATCGATCACGCCGGATGCCGCCACGGCCGGGCCCGTCCCGCTTGCCGGGGCCGGGGCCGGGGCCGGGTTAGGCGTGCCGGAAGGTCTGCGCCTTGGGGATCGTGGCGACGACGTGGAATTCTTGCAGTTCCGCTTGCAACGGGCCGGTGCTCGCGGCCCGGACGGGCGACCGGTGACGCAGGATGGCTATTACGGGGTGGAAACCGAATACGCGGTGAGGCAGTTTCAGCAGGCGCAAGACCTTCCTGTCACGGGCGTGGCCGACCAGGCCGTGGACATGGCGCTGGTGCAGGCTCAGCGGCCCGGTGTTGGATCGCCAAAGCCGCCGCAGCCAGTGATGCCCGCGCAAGCTGTCGCAGAACTGACCGTCGAGCGCTCCTATCCCGAGATTTCGCCGGCACGGGCGCAATTCGCTAACGAGGCGCCGCCACTGAGTGTGGCGCCGCATGAAGCGCGGATTGCGGCGGCGCAGACACTGGCCGGTTCGTCTCGAGGGGCGTCGCAATCGGCGGCGGAAACGCGGGCGCAAATGGAAGATGCGGCGCATTCCATCAATGCGCCACCCAGCGCGGGCAGCCCGGGCGGCAAAACGCAGCGACAGGAGCCCGGGCGCGATGACGCGCAGGCTATTGCTGCACAACCTCATGGGCCATCGCAGGCCTTTGCGTCCGATCATCGTGACTACGCGTTGTTCGCCGCAATCCAGGCGCGATTGCCGAAGGACACGCAGGACGACAAGACCGCCGAATTGATGCACGCCGCCAAATTGGGCGGTGTCGATCGCGTGGACAAATTCAAGGACGTGGTGGTCGTCGGCGATCGCGCCTTCGCTTACGGACATGTCCCCGGCTTCTACGGCAACGTATCGCTCACAGCGTCGGCGCCGGAATTGGAAGACACGCTGAAGCGCACGCAGGCCTTCGATCAGAAACAGGCGCTGGAGCTGGAGCAATTTCAGCGGCAGCAGGAAGAACTGAATCGCAACCACACCGATCCAGTGATGAGGTTAGGCGCACAGACCCTTCAACCCGCGATGTCCGACGGGCCGAGCGCTGGCGGGGGCGGCGGTGACGGAGGTTGA
- a CDS encoding polysaccharide deacetylase family protein gives MQWHRFLQARPRAYLGRGDGSRRALALTFDDGPGRATPALLDALRELQVSASFFCTGAAASQHPRLIEQLLREGHEVGNHSQTHADARGFGARDWFAREVAPAAVSLREAGLSENPRLFRPAYGEIDEAQFDVLAEAGYAVVGWSVDPRDWLEPDAPGYVSCVVESVLARIHPGAIVLLHDGDDEQGRSREGIVKIVRQLVPALRGQGYEFVRVSEFLPAG, from the coding sequence ATGCAATGGCATCGATTTCTGCAGGCGCGACCGCGGGCTTATCTGGGCCGCGGCGACGGCTCGCGACGCGCGCTCGCGCTGACCTTCGACGACGGCCCCGGCCGGGCCACGCCGGCCTTGCTCGATGCCTTGCGCGAGCTGCAGGTGAGCGCAAGTTTCTTCTGCACCGGAGCGGCGGCCAGCCAGCATCCGCGATTGATCGAGCAACTGCTGCGCGAAGGCCACGAGGTCGGCAATCATTCGCAGACGCACGCCGATGCGCGCGGCTTCGGCGCCCGGGACTGGTTCGCGCGCGAGGTTGCGCCGGCCGCCGTTTCGTTGCGCGAAGCCGGGCTCAGCGAGAACCCGCGCCTGTTTCGTCCCGCCTACGGCGAGATCGACGAAGCCCAGTTCGATGTGCTGGCCGAGGCCGGCTACGCGGTGGTGGGTTGGTCGGTGGACCCGCGCGACTGGCTGGAACCGGACGCGCCCGGCTATGTGTCGTGCGTGGTCGAATCGGTGTTGGCGCGCATCCATCCCGGCGCGATCGTCCTGCTGCACGACGGCGACGATGAGCAAGGCCGCAGCCGTGAAGGCATCGTAAAAATCGTGCGACAACTGGTGCCGGCGCTGCGCGGGCAGGGCTATGAGTTCGTACGCGTGAGCGAATTCCTGCCGGCCGGCTGA
- a CDS encoding DUF6393 family protein translates to MSFAIAAAAMLPLSSCGMAGAQNANLTRDRAMKSGVHDMLEEIYSSPKPVRFEQLDVSAIVVKHIPLGTEKAAVADSFKSSPSSKIIEDSADKLVVRDNKGQAMLDPDARSVVMTFSFDASGKLAKVAAVHLKNQ, encoded by the coding sequence ATGTCCTTCGCGATCGCCGCCGCCGCAATGCTGCCGCTGTCGTCCTGCGGGATGGCGGGCGCGCAAAACGCTAATCTGACGCGGGATAGGGCCATGAAATCAGGAGTTCACGACATGCTGGAAGAAATCTATTCCTCGCCGAAGCCGGTTCGCTTCGAGCAGCTCGACGTCAGCGCCATCGTCGTCAAGCATATTCCGCTGGGAACCGAAAAGGCCGCGGTCGCCGATTCGTTCAAGTCCTCGCCGAGCTCGAAGATCATCGAAGACTCGGCCGACAAACTGGTGGTGCGCGACAACAAGGGGCAGGCGATGCTCGACCCGGACGCCCGCTCGGTCGTGATGACCTTCAGCTTCGATGCCAGCGGCAAGCTGGCGAAGGTCGCCGCGGTCCATCTCAAGAATCAATAA